In Bacillaceae bacterium S4-13-56, a single window of DNA contains:
- a CDS encoding EutN/CcmL family microcompartment protein, translated as MIIGRVIGSVVSTSKAEKLQGKKLLIVQPLDMITIDPTNKPVVAIDTVGSGKGEVVMVVSGSSARQTQITNGTPVDAAIVGIIDEIEIEGKLTFKKDKEGE; from the coding sequence ATGATTATTGGTAGAGTTATAGGAAGTGTCGTTTCTACCTCAAAAGCCGAAAAGCTGCAAGGAAAAAAACTGCTAATCGTTCAACCGCTTGACATGATTACGATTGACCCGACCAATAAACCAGTCGTCGCCATTGACACGGTTGGCTCTGGAAAAGGTGAAGTCGTCATGGTAGTTAGCGGAAGCTCAGCAAGACAAACGCAAATCACCAATGGAACCCCTGTCGATGCCGCCATTGTCGGAATAATCGACGAAATTGAAATCGAAGGTAAGCTCACCTTTAAAAAAGATAAGGAGGGAGAATAA
- the deoC gene encoding deoxyribose-phosphate aldolase, with product MEKKASTNTNLNHQVITGPQIARMIDHTLLKPDTTDQQIIQLCEEAKQYNFATVCVNPYWVSTAAKELKGSNVGITTVVGFPLGSTSTFNKISEARDAIAAGATEIDMVINIGALKSGDYEAVKKDIEGVVLACRDQTIVKVIIETGYLNDEEKKKACMLSKMAGADFVKTSTGFGPGHATPEDISLMRATVGPEMGVKASAGVRDLDTARKLVAAGATRIGASSSIAIIKGEKTSGSY from the coding sequence ATGGAGAAAAAGGCTTCTACCAATACAAATTTGAATCATCAAGTGATAACAGGACCTCAAATTGCCCGTATGATTGATCATACTTTACTAAAACCAGATACCACCGATCAACAAATCATCCAGCTTTGTGAAGAGGCCAAACAATATAATTTCGCAACAGTATGTGTGAATCCTTACTGGGTTTCTACAGCTGCAAAAGAGCTAAAAGGTAGCAATGTGGGGATTACAACCGTTGTCGGCTTTCCTTTAGGTTCTACCAGTACCTTTAACAAAATTTCAGAAGCTCGCGATGCTATTGCTGCTGGAGCAACAGAAATTGATATGGTTATCAATATCGGGGCCCTTAAGTCGGGAGATTATGAAGCTGTTAAAAAGGATATTGAAGGCGTCGTTTTAGCCTGCCGAGATCAAACGATTGTAAAAGTAATTATCGAAACAGGCTATCTAAATGATGAAGAAAAGAAAAAAGCATGTATGCTTTCTAAAATGGCAGGTGCTGATTTCGTTAAAACTTCTACAGGATTTGGCCCAGGCCATGCAACTCCTGAGGATATCTCCCTTATGCGCGCTACGGTTGGGCCGGAAATGGGTGTGAAAGCCTCTGCAGGAGTTCGTGATTTAGATACTGCACGTAAATTGGTCGCCGCAGGAGCTACCCGAATCGGAGCAAGTTCTAGCATCGCGATAATCAAAGGTGAAAAAACAAGCGGAAGTTATTAA
- a CDS encoding BMC domain-containing protein, which translates to MKEALGMIETKGLIGAIEAADAMVKAANVTLVGKELVGGGLVSVMVRGDVGAVKAATEAGADAAGRVGELLSVHVIPRPNGDVESILPKAE; encoded by the coding sequence ATGAAAGAGGCATTAGGAATGATTGAAACTAAAGGATTAATTGGTGCAATTGAGGCAGCGGATGCAATGGTGAAGGCTGCTAATGTTACTCTTGTTGGAAAAGAATTAGTAGGTGGCGGACTTGTCAGTGTCATGGTTCGTGGTGATGTTGGAGCTGTAAAAGCAGCAACTGAAGCAGGAGCTGATGCAGCAGGTCGTGTAGGAGAACTATTATCCGTGCACGTCATCCCACGCCCAAATGGAGATGTAGAAAGCATTTTACCAAAAGCAGAATAG
- the tpiA gene encoding triose-phosphate isomerase produces MSQAMESFIEQIVRKAVTEQLGSSSVGSHPYQRKALVVANWKMNMELKDIHQFVQNFRNDDEHVVICPPFPYLFPLKAMLKERNPAISIGAQNSHWEKAGAYTGDVSASQVRDIGCDYVLVGHSERRAAGETDEQVNQKTLAALSHQIKPIICVGETEVEKRQNQTNQVVTNQVLLALNGIKDVTNIVIAYEPVWAIGSGQSASAEQAQEVHQSIRSLLLKTYGDAGDQVQILYGGSVKPANVHLFSVMKDIDGVLVGGASLKADDFAAITQAFL; encoded by the coding sequence ATGTCGCAAGCTATGGAGAGTTTTATAGAACAGATCGTTAGGAAGGCTGTCACTGAACAATTGGGAAGTTCTAGCGTTGGTTCCCACCCCTATCAAAGAAAAGCATTAGTTGTAGCCAATTGGAAAATGAATATGGAATTAAAGGACATTCACCAATTTGTTCAAAACTTTAGAAATGATGATGAACATGTGGTCATTTGTCCTCCCTTCCCCTACCTTTTTCCATTAAAGGCTATGTTGAAGGAAAGGAATCCAGCTATTTCAATCGGCGCACAAAATAGTCACTGGGAAAAAGCTGGAGCATACACCGGGGATGTATCGGCAAGTCAGGTAAGAGATATAGGATGTGACTATGTTCTAGTCGGTCACTCTGAACGAAGAGCAGCTGGAGAAACAGATGAACAAGTTAATCAAAAGACACTGGCTGCATTATCCCACCAAATAAAGCCGATCATTTGCGTTGGAGAAACTGAAGTAGAAAAAAGACAAAATCAAACCAATCAAGTCGTAACCAATCAGGTCTTACTAGCACTAAATGGAATCAAAGATGTAACAAATATCGTCATTGCTTATGAACCGGTTTGGGCCATTGGTTCTGGACAATCTGCTTCAGCCGAACAGGCTCAGGAGGTCCATCAATCTATCCGCTCCTTGCTCCTTAAAACATATGGGGACGCTGGAGATCAAGTTCAGATTTTATATGGAGGGTCTGTTAAGCCTGCCAATGTGCATCTTTTCAGTGTGATGAAAGATATCGATGGTGTCTTGGTGGGTGGCGCCAGTTTAAAAGCAGACGATTTTGCCGCAATTACTCAGGCGTTTTTGTAA
- a CDS encoding EutN/CcmL family microcompartment protein yields MKIGRVIGNIVSTIKTPSHANQKLMIVEPIDTNGKTIGDSLIAVDSARAGVGDLVLILEEGGSARDIMNNPEGAVDAIIVGVLDNLNITN; encoded by the coding sequence ATGAAAATCGGTCGAGTTATTGGCAACATCGTGTCAACCATTAAGACACCTAGCCATGCAAATCAGAAACTCATGATCGTAGAACCCATTGATACAAATGGGAAGACAATTGGAGACTCATTGATTGCAGTAGATTCCGCAAGAGCTGGTGTCGGTGATCTGGTCCTCATTCTCGAGGAAGGTGGATCAGCTAGGGATATCATGAATAATCCAGAAGGTGCCGTAGACGCCATAATAGTTGGAGTGCTAGACAACCTGAATATTACAAATTAA
- a CDS encoding helix-turn-helix transcriptional regulator — protein MSELHKQITYARENRGLSQKDLAERLGFSEEFISNLEHGKVDPPVSVLVKVTDVLNWSFNIGNVSI, from the coding sequence TTGAGTGAACTACATAAACAAATCACCTATGCAAGAGAAAATCGTGGCCTAAGCCAAAAGGATCTCGCTGAAAGACTTGGTTTTTCTGAAGAATTCATTTCCAATTTAGAACACGGAAAGGTTGACCCACCTGTATCAGTATTAGTTAAGGTAACAGATGTTTTAAATTGGAGTTTTAACATTGGTAATGTATCTATTTAA
- the rpiB gene encoding ribose 5-phosphate isomerase B, whose amino-acid sequence MRKVAIGSDHGGFDLKEKLKQQLTQWGFEYVDFGCHSKDSVDYPDIAFLVGECVATNDQYVGIMIDGIGVGSGMTLNKIPGVRAGVCWDLTSAINSREHNNANVLSIGGQMLGDHLATQVVKAWLDTPFAGGRHDRRVTKIMEVESRFIKREKRESR is encoded by the coding sequence ATGAGAAAGGTAGCCATCGGGAGTGACCATGGTGGTTTTGATTTAAAAGAAAAATTAAAGCAGCAATTAACCCAATGGGGATTTGAATATGTAGATTTCGGCTGTCATAGCAAAGATTCCGTAGATTACCCGGACATTGCCTTTCTAGTAGGAGAATGTGTTGCAACCAATGATCAATATGTTGGAATTATGATCGATGGGATTGGCGTAGGAAGCGGGATGACCCTAAATAAAATTCCTGGAGTGAGAGCAGGAGTTTGCTGGGATTTAACTTCAGCGATTAACAGTCGTGAGCATAACAATGCCAATGTATTATCCATCGGTGGGCAAATGCTTGGAGATCATTTGGCCACACAAGTAGTAAAAGCTTGGCTAGATACTCCTTTTGCTGGTGGTCGTCATGACCGCCGTGTGACCAAAATAATGGAAGTGGAAAGCCGCTTCATTAAGCGCGAAAAACGAGAAAGCAGGTAA
- a CDS encoding aldehyde dehydrogenase family protein: MQISEKEIQKLVEQVLVKITDQSKNSQSTSSSNVSLGHGVFETVEQAVRSAQKAETDFQQVSLELRKKMIQAMRDITINHAEELAQMAVEETGLGKVENKIAKNLLAANKTPGVEDLVSSTFTGDRGMTLVESAPFGIVGAITPSTNPAATIINNSISLVAAGNVAVFNPHPTAKRVSLHAMQLLNQAIQSVGGPENVLTAVANPTLDTSKEVMEHPDIRALVVTGGGIVVKAAMRVGKKVIAAGPGNPPVVVDETAELPKAGKDIVDGASFDNNVLCTAEKEVFVVEQVARQLKKEMTNNGAVELSGFELDKLLKVIMVEKNGKHYPNREFIGKDASVLLAAIGKKVDSSVKLVIAETKCDHPLVHTEMLMPILPIVKVANVDEGIKLAVKAEKGNRHTAIMHSQNITNLTKMAQAIQATIFVKNGPSYSGLGFGAEGFATLTIAGSTGEGLTSAKTFTRQRRCVLVDGFRII; encoded by the coding sequence TTGCAAATAAGTGAAAAAGAGATTCAAAAATTAGTAGAGCAAGTTTTGGTAAAGATCACTGATCAATCCAAGAATTCTCAATCTACCTCTTCAAGCAATGTGTCCCTTGGGCATGGTGTATTTGAAACGGTAGAACAAGCTGTAAGATCAGCTCAAAAGGCAGAAACAGATTTTCAACAAGTGTCCCTTGAATTACGAAAAAAAATGATTCAAGCCATGCGTGATATCACTATAAACCATGCAGAAGAATTAGCTCAAATGGCTGTGGAAGAAACAGGCTTAGGAAAAGTAGAAAACAAGATTGCGAAAAACCTTTTAGCCGCAAACAAAACACCGGGTGTAGAAGACTTAGTGAGTTCCACTTTTACAGGTGACCGAGGCATGACTTTAGTGGAAAGCGCTCCATTTGGTATTGTGGGGGCTATTACACCATCTACTAACCCAGCGGCAACGATCATTAATAATAGCATTTCCCTAGTCGCTGCAGGAAATGTAGCTGTCTTCAATCCACATCCTACCGCTAAGAGGGTATCCCTTCATGCAATGCAGCTTCTAAACCAAGCAATTCAGTCTGTTGGTGGTCCTGAGAATGTGTTAACAGCGGTTGCCAATCCAACACTTGATACGAGTAAGGAAGTCATGGAGCATCCTGATATTCGTGCTTTAGTTGTAACAGGTGGCGGAATTGTTGTTAAAGCGGCCATGCGTGTTGGAAAAAAAGTCATTGCAGCAGGCCCTGGAAATCCTCCCGTCGTTGTCGATGAAACAGCTGAACTTCCGAAAGCAGGAAAAGACATCGTCGATGGAGCAAGTTTTGACAACAACGTACTTTGTACCGCTGAAAAAGAAGTATTTGTTGTAGAACAAGTAGCAAGACAATTAAAGAAGGAAATGACAAACAATGGTGCAGTTGAGCTGAGTGGCTTTGAACTTGATAAACTATTAAAAGTGATCATGGTAGAGAAAAATGGAAAACACTACCCAAATCGTGAATTTATAGGGAAAGACGCTTCGGTTCTATTAGCCGCTATTGGTAAGAAAGTTGATTCATCCGTGAAGCTCGTGATTGCAGAGACAAAGTGCGATCATCCATTAGTCCATACGGAGATGCTCATGCCGATTCTTCCAATCGTTAAGGTAGCTAACGTTGATGAAGGCATTAAGTTAGCGGTAAAAGCCGAAAAAGGAAATCGCCATACGGCCATTATGCATTCCCAAAACATCACGAACTTAACCAAAATGGCTCAAGCCATCCAGGCGACCATTTTTGTTAAAAACGGTCCGTCCTACTCTGGGCTAGGCTTTGGTGCAGAAGGCTTTGCCACTCTGACAATTGCAGGTTCTACTGGAGAAGGGTTAACATCGGCTAAAACCTTTACGAGACAACGTCGATGTGTACTAGTCGATGGTTTCAGAATTATATAA
- a CDS encoding BMC domain-containing protein — protein sequence MNNALGMIETKGLVGAIEAADAMTKAANVTLVGKVQVGGGLVTVMVRGDVGAVKAATEAGADAASRVGEFISVHVIPRPHSDIEKILPQAPKA from the coding sequence ATGAATAATGCATTAGGAATGATCGAAACAAAAGGGTTAGTTGGAGCAATTGAAGCTGCAGATGCTATGACAAAAGCTGCTAATGTTACTTTAGTCGGAAAAGTTCAAGTTGGTGGTGGATTAGTAACGGTTATGGTACGTGGAGATGTTGGTGCAGTTAAAGCAGCTACAGAAGCTGGTGCTGATGCAGCAAGTCGTGTTGGAGAATTCATTTCTGTTCATGTTATTCCTAGACCACATTCTGATATCGAAAAGATCTTACCACAAGCACCGAAAGCCTAA
- a CDS encoding phosphate propanoyltransferase → MQEQELKNLIKDVTLKVLQEQKGNQDSIPIAVSNRHIHLSPEHVERLFGKGYQLTKVKDLSQPGQFAAKETVTLIGPKGKIEKVRILGPSRGKTQVEISLFDGYTLGVKPPVRNSGDIEGTPSITIQGPRGQLKIDQGLICAARHIHMHPDDAEFFQVENGQHIQIQVDGPRGVIFQNVLIRVSEKYRLEMHIDIDEANATQIGQGARGKIRR, encoded by the coding sequence ATGCAGGAACAGGAGCTAAAGAACCTTATTAAGGATGTCACTCTCAAGGTTTTGCAAGAACAAAAAGGCAATCAAGATTCCATTCCAATAGCTGTATCCAATCGGCACATTCACTTATCCCCCGAACATGTAGAAAGATTGTTTGGAAAAGGCTATCAGTTAACAAAAGTAAAGGACCTATCGCAGCCAGGGCAATTTGCCGCTAAAGAAACTGTCACATTAATAGGACCAAAAGGCAAAATCGAAAAGGTCCGCATATTAGGACCTAGTCGTGGAAAGACACAAGTTGAAATCTCCCTGTTCGATGGTTACACATTAGGAGTAAAGCCACCCGTAAGAAATTCCGGTGATATTGAGGGGACTCCCTCCATTACCATTCAGGGACCTAGAGGCCAGTTAAAAATTGATCAAGGATTGATTTGTGCAGCCAGACATATTCATATGCACCCTGATGACGCTGAATTTTTTCAAGTGGAAAATGGCCAACATATTCAAATACAAGTAGACGGGCCGAGGGGTGTCATTTTTCAAAATGTACTGATCCGAGTTTCTGAAAAATATCGATTAGAAATGCATATCGATATCGACGAAGCCAATGCTACCCAAATTGGCCAGGGAGCAAGAGGGAAAATACGGAGGTAG
- a CDS encoding EutN/CcmL family microcompartment protein, which yields MFIGKVVGNVVCTQKDESLTGLKLLVIQPLEKNLEPKGDPIIAIDTIRQAGQGDLVYLAKSKESSLPLNRELTASDAGVMGIIENYNVIKMEE from the coding sequence ATGTTTATCGGCAAAGTCGTTGGAAATGTGGTTTGTACACAAAAGGATGAAAGCTTAACGGGTCTGAAACTACTAGTGATTCAACCTTTAGAAAAAAATTTAGAGCCAAAAGGAGATCCCATTATTGCCATTGACACCATTCGTCAAGCAGGACAAGGTGATCTCGTGTATTTAGCCAAAAGTAAAGAGTCCTCCCTGCCCCTTAACCGAGAGCTCACTGCCTCTGATGCAGGGGTCATGGGAATTATCGAAAACTATAATGTGATAAAAATGGAGGAATAG